The following is a genomic window from Paenibacillus sp. FSL R5-0766.
GCGGATATTCCTTATTTTATGACCACCAAGCTGAATTGGAATGATACCAATGTGTTTCCGTATGACCTCTTCGACTGGGTAGGCATTGATGGTACTTCGGTGCTGGCGTATCTGAACCATGGGGTGAATGAACATACGCGTCCCAAAGATGTGGATGAACATTGGCAATCATTTAAACAAAAGGATGTGCACCCTGAGCAAATGTTGCTTTACGGACATGGCGATGGTGGTGGCGGCGTGACGAATGAGATGGTGGAGTTTGCGGAGCGATCCCACTTGATGGTGGGACAGCCGATCAGCAAATTCAGCACAGCAGGCGCTTTTTTTGAAGACATATCATTAAATCATCCGACGTTGCCGAAATGGCACGGGGACTTGTATCTGGAACTGCATCGCGGAACGTACACAACTCATGCGAGGAACAAACGTAGCAACCGTAAGGCAGAGGTATTATATCGGGAAGCGGAGATCTGGGGGCAATTTGCCGGGGCTTACGGCGCGCACACGAAGAATGATCTGGATGAAGGCTGGAAGTTGATTATGCTCAACCAATTCCATGACATTATTCCGGGAACGTCGATTCCTGAAGTATACGTAACGTCCACCGAGGAGTACACGAAGGTATTTGCACTGGGTACATCCGCACTGCGGGAAACGCTCGATACACTTGCAGAGAACATTGCAACAGATGAAGTCGATGGTCTCCCCTATATTATATTCAACAGCCTCGGCTGGAAACGCGGAGAAAATATCACCATTACAGGGGATGCTCACCTCGCCAGGATGGCAGCATTTGATCGTCAAGGAAACCGTCTGGCCTGTGATCTTGAACAAAAGGAAGACAAGTATACGTTGCTCGTGCATGTTCCGTCGATTCCTGCTTTTGGGTATACAACCATATGGCTGCGCGAAGCATCGGATGTTATCCTTCCAGTAAGGGAAGAAAAATCCTTCCCTTCCACGTGGGAAACTGAATTTTACACGCTTGAGTTTAATGACTTGGGAGAGATCACTCGATGGTATGACAAAACGGTAGGACGTGACTGGCTGAAGCCTGGTGATCGGGCGAATGAGTGGCAGTTTTTCCACGACAAACCGACGTACTGGGATGCATGGGATATCGATCCACGATTTGAATCCCAGCGAGCTGGTGCGGTGCAGTTGATCTCCAGAGAGATTGTACAGCGCGGGGCTACGCGAGATGTACTACGCTTTGTCTGGAAGTTGAATCAATCGGAGATCAGTCAGGATATCATTTTGCATCGTTACCAGCGGCGTGTTGATTTCCATACAAAAGTGAATTGGAATGAGAGTCATAAGCTGCTGAAGGTGGCCTTTCCGGTGGATCTGGTAGCAGCCAAAGCAACCTATGAGATTCCGTTTGGAGCGCTGGAGCGTCCAACTCATAACAACACCAGTTGGGAGCAGGCACAGTTCGAGGTCTGCGGACATCGTTGGGCGGATATCTCGGAGGGCAACAGCGGTGTGAGTTTGCTGAATGATTGCAAGTACGGGTATGACATCAAGGATCGGACGATCCGTCTGTCCCTGCTTCGTGCCCCGAAATGGCCGGATGAACATGCCGATCAGGGTGAGCATGAATTCACGTATTCATTCCTGCCCCATCAGGGGGATTGGCGACAAGCTGCCGTGGTTCGCCGGGCGATGGAGCTTAATCATCTGGTGGAGGTTGTGGCAGCGAGTCAGCATTCTGGTCCATTGCCAGCAGAACACGCTTGGGTTCAGTTCCAGAGTGAGCATGTCATTCTGGATGCGGTTAAGCCTGCAGAAGATGGCTCGGGAACGGTACTACGTTTCTACGAATCATCAGGAAGTCGAGAAACGGTGCATGTCCAGTGGGCTGAAAAGGAAATCAAAGCGTCCATCATTAATCTGTTGGAGGATGAGATCCATCCGTTGGCTAGTGTGAAGGGAGCATTCGAACTGAAATTCAAACCGTATGAGATTAAGTCAGTGAAGCTTGTTCCAATGAATCCAAATACGTAATCTTCAGGAGGTATGACATGAAATTAACGAATAAGATCGGTGTCATCGTGGATAGTTTTGGTGTAGGTGTACGGGAAGGGTTGAACAAAGCCAAAGACGTAGGTGCAGAAGGTGTGCAGATCTATGCCGTCAAGGGAGAGATGGACCCTGAAAATTTGTCACCTGCGGCGCGTAAGGAGTTGAAGAGTTACATCGATTCGTTGGATCTCGACATTTCAGCATTGGTTGGTGATTTGGGTGGGCATGGGTTTCAGGTCAAGGAAGATAATCCGTGGAAAGTAGAGAAGTCGAAGCGGATCGTGGATCTGGCCCTCGATCTGGGCACCAACATCGTCACCACACATATCGGTATTGTTCCACACGACCCTTCATCGGAAGTCTACGCCACGCTGCATGCTGCTTGTGAGGAGTTGGGCCAATACGCCAAAAGTGTTGGCGCATACTTTGCCATTGAGACAGGACCGGAAACGGCTGCTGACTTGAAAGGATTCCTGGATACGCTGTCGACCAACGGAGTATCGGTGAATTTTGACCCGGCGAACATGGTGATGGTGACCGGAGATGATCCGGCGCGGGGCGTTCACCTGCTCAAGGATTACATCGTACATACCCATGTGAAGGATGGTGTGCGGTTGAAGGAAGTTGACCCACGAGACGTATACGGAGCGGTCGGTTATGCCCCTATGGATCACGATAAGATTGCCGAGATGGTCTCTTCCGGGACGTTCTTCCGTGAGGTGCCACTGGGCGAGGGTGGCGTTGATTTTGACGGATACTTTGCAGCGCTTCAGGAGATTGGTTACACCGGTTATCTGACGATTGAACGCGAGGTAGGTCATCAGCCGGAGCAGGACATTCGTAAGGCGGTTCAATTTATCCAACAATATCGATAGGGAGCTGAGCAGATGAAAGTGGGCCTGAGCACGTATAGTTTGTTGAACGATTTGAATTCGGGTGAGATGACGGTGCTGGATGTGATCGACTGGATTGCGGCGAACGGCGGCGAGCATATGGAGATGGTGCCTTACGGTTACACTGTTGAGGATAATCACGATCTGGCGGATGCGATTCGGGAACGGGCAGCGTCTGCGGGTATTGAACTGTCCAACTACTCCATGCCAGCGAATTTCGTGCAGGAGACGGAAGAGGCGTTTGAAGAGGAGATGGCCAGGGTCAAAAGACATGTGGATGTCGTACACCGAATGGGTGTAAAACATATGCGTCATGACGTCACGGCGTTTACCCTGCCAAAGGAGAAGATGACCATCACCTGGTTCGAGGAACATCTGCCGCTGATGGTACGGGGAAGCCAGATTATTGCGGATTATGCCGCGCAGTTTGGCATCACGACAACCATTGAAAATCACGGCTTCAGCGTGCAGGCGAGTGATCGGGTGCAGCGTGTTCTTTATGCTGTAGATCGTCCGAACTTCAAAACAACACTCGATATTGGCAACTTCATGTGCGTGGATGAGAATCCGATCATCGGCGTCATGAAAAATCTGCCGTACGCTTCTCTGGTCCACTTCAAAGATTTCTACTTCCGTCCTTATGATGAGCATCCGGGTGAGGGTGAATGGTTCACGACAGCCTACGGTAACTTCCTGCGAGGGGCCATCGTTGGACAAGGTGACATTCCAATTCGTAAAATTGTAAAGTTGATCAAAGACTCCGGCTATGATGGCAACATTACGGTGGAGTTCGAAGGCATGGAGGAATGTAAATCCGCATCCAAAATCGCCATGGACAACCTGCGCCGCTTCTGGGAAGAGGCGTAACGAAGCATGACGAAACATAATAAGGGAATGGATCAAGGGCCACTTTTCGAAGTGGCTCTTATTGTTGATCATCAGGATTCTGGACTGCCCATCGATCCAGGATCATTTCGATGTAACGCATGGTATCCGTTGTCATACCATATACACGAGCTGACTGATCATCCTCTGGGGTGATATAATCCCAATATTTTTCTGCCAATTCTGCATTCCCTTGAAAAGCCCTTTCAGCATAATCAGAGATTCGGATGGCCAGTAACCGTGAGGCTTCGGAATCCGGAGGTTCCATCTTGCATGCATGAATATCCTTAAGAATATCAGCCCATTCCATTGATATTGAATTGTTCTGATTATTCAGAGGTAACGATTCCATTTCTTCAGGTGTAAAAAAATCTTGACGGAACTTGCCCGGAGGTTGATCCAGTTCACGGATGAAGCCCAACATCTCATCCAGACTGATTGTACCGGAGGCTCTGATGGCATATAGGGTTGAAAAAAGAAGATGCTCGACCTTGCTTAATCTCTTCTGCTGCTCCTTAACGACGGCCAGTTGTTGTTCCAACGTATTATTCCATAACGTAAGGGTACTCTCTGGTTCGGAGCGATCAGCATCCTGATCGAGGAATTCTCCAATCTCATTCAATTTAAAATGCATTTTCTTCAGAATGGTAATCTGCTGAAGCCGTAAAATATCCTTTTCACCATATAAGCGATACTGATTGTTCTCATTACGGGCCGGTCGCAGTAAACCCAGCTTCTCATAATAATGCAGTGTTCGGATGGATACTCCGGTATGTTTGGATAGTTGTCCAACGGTATACAACAGGCAGATCCCTCCCTCATGATTTATGTATTCTCCACCAGCGCCATGCATTGAGCACCGCCAGAATGATCCCGCCGACAAAGATTATCATCATATACAAAATAAATATTTCGGCCAACCCGTTATCTTGCGCGGTATAGCTTAACAATGCCGGTCTATCACCTGGCATAATAACGAATCGGGCTACTTCCAGGTAAGCGACATGAAATCCAATGGAGGCCCATAGAGAACCGGTCAAATTGCGCAGAAGCTGTAACGTAATACCATAGGTCAAGAGCAGGATCATATAATCCAAGGTTATCCGGTTTCCGGCATCCATACCGACGAGCTCTTGCAATAGGCCGACACTCATTGGAACCAGCAGAAAGAGTATGATTTGAGTTACATAAGCGAAAAACACAGGAAGTCGCAGTCTGAGGCGTAATCCATCATAGACCATGCCTCGCATGGATAGTTCCTCTGGCAAAGCTTCATACAAGAAAGCAATACAACTATTAAGTACGACAGCAAGCAAGAACTCGGCTGAGAAGTGCCACTCCGTAATCGTAATCCAGTTGTTCATACTGGCTATCGCTAACCCGATAAAGGCCAGAGAAGTGGCAAATAATGCGCCAAAGAGCAAGTGAATTATGCTTTTTCCTGTCAGAGGAAGAAGAACGGACTTCATATGGAAGTGTCTTCGAATGACGAATAATACGGGTAAGACGATACTAATAATGACAACAGCTTGGGTGAGATGAACCATCCATTCAGCAGCAACAACAATAGTGCTGATAAACTCCCCTGCGAGTGTAGCAAAAAACAGACCCAATGTCATTGTCAACCAACTCATTCCAATAATGGCTATACCACTGCTGCGTCGTTTCTTGGTTACATGTTCAGGTGACATACTCATGCTAATCCCCTCCTGAAGCCAGTATAAACCCTCGAGTTAACGTCAGGGTCAAGCAGGAAATCTGCCTATCAGAATATGGTTCTGCGCAAGGATTAAGTTACGAGCAGCACAAGTGTGGTATACTGGATATATTCAGCCTGATAATAACTGGCTATGGATAGGAGATGTCACTGATCTATGCAGGTATTCGAGGACTGGAATCAGAAAGTAAAGAGGACGTTTAATGCTACGAACCCCGAGGTAGTGTTGACGGTATCGGAAGCTGGAAGTTTGCTTGGTTTGACCAAAGACCAGATGAAACTGTACGTGGACAAGAACAAACTAACGAAGGTCCCGATCATGAGAAGTGTTCACCGATACCTCTTATTGAAAAGTGAAATAGATAACATCGTTCAAGCTCGATAATTTCATAGGATTGAACACAACCATTTTACCGATAGGATTCGGGAGAGTGGTCTTTTTTTTATCGGAAAGGGGACAGAATGTGCTGAATAAAGTGTCAGGTTGGTTCTATCAGCGGGTGAATTGGAAATGGGTTGTAGCTGCGGTTGTTGTTTTTGCCTGTTTTATTGCATTCATTCTGCCCTGGCAGGCGGCAAAGTCGGAGGAGGCCACAGGTGGTGGGCAGTCCCCGGATTCATCGTTTCTGTACACGGCGGATGATCTTTATCAGATGGCTGAGCAGTATGGAGAAGCAGGGCGAAGCGCCTATATTCAGGCACGGTTCAAATTTGATCTCATATGGCCGTTGGCCTATCTGTTCCTCTTGGTTGTTCTGTTATCGATACTCTATCGCGTGCTTCCGGTAAAGAGTCGCTGGCGTTGGGTGAATCTGATTCCGGTCTTAGGTTGGGCTATGGACATGCTTGAAAATATAGGTGCATCCCTGATCATGTATCGTTATCCTGAACGTACGCCTGTGCTTACTGAACTCACTCCGATATGTACCCTGTTGAAATGGTGCCTGATCTATGCCAGTTTTGCAGCACTGGTTCCGGGTGTTCTGATCACGGTTCTCTATTATATACGCAAGCGCAAGAAGTAGTGGAGAGAGGGATGGATTAAAAATTATTTGGTAACCCTAATCGTGTAATGGTCCAACAGAAGTAGTGAGAAAATATACGCTTGTCAAAGGACAAGCTGTTCATATATACTCATGTCGCAAGTGGCGTGAGTCGTATAATTACATGAGCCCAAGGAGATGAAGAACGCATGTCGATCAGCTTGAATGTGTATCTGGTAACAGACGGTAATGGACGTGAAGCGGTAGAATTTTATCAAAAGGCATTTGGAGCCGAAGTGCTCGCGCTTCAAACATTTGGCGATGGTCCGTCTGACCCGAATCACCCCATCCCGCCAGAAGCGAAAGACCGCATTATGCATGCTTCATTGCAGATTGGCGGCTCGGTATTAATGTTGTCTGATACGTTTCCAGGCATGCCGCACACTGTAGGTAATCATATTACGGTTACAGTGAACACGGATACGGCGGAAGAAGCCAAAGCGATTTTCAACCAGTTGCAAGACGGTGGCGAAGTGAAAATGCCGATACAAGAAACGTTCTGGAGTCCAGCCTATGGCTCGGTTGTCGACAAATTTGGTGTACAGTTTCAGATCAGTGCTACGCCGGGACAAGCTTAAGAGTGTACTCTTCGCTAATATAAACTTCAAATGGCAAAAACCTCCGCGGTCTGCTTTGAGCAGTTGTGGAGGTTTTTTTTGCTTTTTTTGTAATGAATCCTGATTAATCTTCCTTGATTAGTCTTCCTTCTGAATCTTGGAAGGATTGTTGATTTTATAGGGAACCGGGTTACGTGTCAGCTTCTTCTTGATAATTTTCGCTTCAAACGTGATAACATCGCCCACTTCCAGTTCTTGTTTCTTAACCGTGGCACTGTGGCTTGACCAGGCTTCCCCAACATCAATGACGTCTGGCTCCGTAATGGTAACTGCTTCATAGATGATGACTTCATCGTCATTGTCCGAGAAGTGATTCGGCACAGTGGTGAACTCTTTGACAACGGCACTCATCTTCACTTTACCTTCTGGCAGATCAATTTTGACGCTCTTAGCTTTGCTCGCTGTTTTGGCTTTAGGTTTGGCATCACTGGCTGCCCCAGACTGAGGTCCAACATACTCTTCTACTAACCCATCCGGATCACCCTTCAGCCCCAAGGAGAATTCATCTGTGTCCGTATCGTCCGAATCATCCAGATCCACCGGCATTTCATCCGGGTTTACCAGGGCATCTGGAGTTGGCGTAACATCAGCAGGGGTGACTGGTACGACTGTATCCGAAGTTGTCGATTCTGTACTTCGGTCTGACCCGGCATTACTTATGCTTCTGGCGCTGTAACTGGACGCTTGCATTTCCTTCAGATAAGACGGGTGAATACAATGCTTTTGCCCATTATCCAGTTGAATAACAGCTGCCATGTGATCCACATATCCAATGATGGTGCACGGCATGTTTAATCCGTTTCCTTTATAATAGAACGTTTTGAGTTTGGTTGCTTTACCGGAAAGCAAGCCCCACTCCTGACATTTCTCAATCAGCTCGTCTTCGTTATCCAGCGCAATAAAATCCTGCGGTTCAATCATAAATGCGTATGTCATATGGAATTTCCGCCCTTCCAATCCATTCTTCATGTTCATCGTTTCCAAATTACAACCAGTGTATCACAAATGAGCATTTTGCATAAATCCAATCACTGAAATCTGTACCCGGAGATGAAGATTATTAACGATTGCTCACAGAGGCCTATGCTATAATTTGATCAGAATATAAGGTAGGAATTTTTATAGCCCTGATATACATATTTCAGGAAGGGAAGATCTGCATGAAGAAAAAAGTAAATCATCAAGCCTTATGGCTTGCTATAGGAACGGCTATGGGAGTCAGCATTGGTACGGCTACGCAGCAGCTTGGACTCGGGATTGCTTTTGGCTTGGCGCTTGGCATTGTGATTGGTTCGGTGGTTAGCAAACGTGCAGGGTCAGACTCGGAACATATGCTCAGCGAACATGTCCGTGAATTGCACAAAACGGATGACTGGGAAGATGCGCTTCATCGCTCGCAGGCTCATCCGGTCCTTATCCTGAAACACAGCACGACTTGTCCGACAAGTGCGAGAGCGTACAGAGAGTTTATGGCGTTTGTAGGCACCCATGCATCAGATCCCAAACAACCCATGGATTACCGCATCGTCAAAGTGATTGAAAATCGCTCGTTGTCCCGCCATATTGCGGAAGAGACAGAGGTTCACCATGAGTCACCCCAGGTACTTCTGCTCGATCAGGGGCAAGTTGTCAATCATACCTCCCATGGCAAAATCACAAAAAAGAGATTATTGCAGTGGGCACAGAATCCATTTGGATGAAGTGTATGAGATAGGTTTACTTTAAAAATATCAAAAAAAATCATATCTTTGCACACGAACTTCGATTAAAATATAACTTGTCTTCATATTTATGAATCGGAGTGATCTATATGGAACAATATAAGTTCAAGTCGGAACATAGTCAGATGCTTGTTGATGCTATTGTTGAAGGATACCGCGAATATATTGATCACCGTAAAGATCGGAAGAGAAACATGAAGATTAGTTCAGCCTTTGCCTGGACAAAGGGAAATTTTATTGAGAGCAAAATCGCAGATTATTGCGGTGAACAAGGATTCACTCACAAGAAATCCAAAGCAGGTTTAACATGGGATTATCTCCAGTTCACACATGAAGAATCAAAAGTTCTGTTTCTGATAAAGAACGCAGCCTACTTTAATGAGAATAGTTTTTCCAGTGCCAAGCTACCTACGGGCGTTGACAACAAAGGTGCTTTCCGTACCTATTTACACGATCTCTCCAAGATTAATAACGATCTGGAATTTTCTTTGATTCAACCACGCCGTAATGAACATGGTGAGTTGGAGAGGGTTGAGCAACTTTCTTTTCCAATCTCAGAGAGTCAGGTCAGCCGTGTGAAAGAAGAACTTGAACATCTTGCATCTACATATAATGAGTTTCATATACTCACTTATGCTATTGATGATGCATACCAAATTTCGAAGGTTCAGCATTATCTGCCTAATCCGAATGATAATATCGCTTATTTTATAGAAGATTTATCGGACCTCATCTCTGGTGCTGAACTGGATGATAGTGAACGGGAGGCGCTTACGCCTGATGTGGAAGATATCGTTGATCCGGCAGCTTATGATATTGAAATTTTGGAAGGAGAACAGCGGGGGTGATTCCCTGTGTCGTTCAGTAAGGAGGGAGCAGCATGTTCGTTGGTGAAAATTTGACCAATTTGCGGATCATGCATGGGTATTCGAGAAAACAGCTCTCCGAACAATTAGGTGTGACAGAACAAGCAGTCTGGCAATATGAAAATGCGTACACCTCTCCGAAGGTGCCAATTGTGAATGAGTTGAAACGCATTTTCAGTGTGAAAAGCAAGTATTTTTATACGAAAGATATGCTTACACAGCGTAATAACGCAGCCAACATTGATGTTATGAACATTGCCTATCGTTCGAAAGTGATGAATGTGATATCCAAGACACAGACAGAAGCAAAGCATGTAGAATATCTGGACACGTTCATTAATTATATTACCGCTCAGATCAGCCTTCCCACACTGAATATTATCCAATTGCGGGAAGAGGCAATTGAGTATATGAACCATACAGACGATGATCGTACGACTCAGATCCATTATGTTGCCCATCTTGCGAGACAACGGCTGAATATGGAGCCATCCACGAATGAGAACCTGATGTTCCGGATCGAAAAAAGTGGTGTATATGTTTTTGAAAAATCGATTGGTGAAGAAATTGATGCGTACAGCCTTTGGACAAGAAATGATCGTCCGTTTATCATACTGGGCAACATCAAACGTTCTGCGGTTCGTAGGAATTTTGATATTGCACATGAGCTTGGTCATTTGTTGCTTCATTATCGTCTTGAATTTGTCAATCTGGACCGAAAAGAACACAAATTGATTGAAAATGAAGCTAATCTGTTCGCGGGTGCATTTTTATTGCCCGAAGAAGAGTTTTCATCGGACATGAATGAAATCACTTATAAGACGAATCCCGATCAATATCTTGATTTGAAAAATAAATGGAAGACTTCCCTACAAGTGCTGGGATACAGAGCAGCACATCTAGGAATGATGGAAGCTAAGGATCATCGTAATTTCTATGCGGCGATGCACCGAAGAGGATATCTGGAAAAGGAGCCTTTTGACAGGGAGATTCCACTTCAAAAGCCGATGCGAATTAAAACCATTATTGACCTGCTTTCCAATAAAGGTCTTGTGGATATTCGTTATATGATTGAGGAGGATTGGAAAGTGGAAACTTCCTTCTTTCATCATATGACAGGAATAAACACCGACTTTTTTAACAAGTACATGACGAAGAAGCCACAAACTAGTATTCAAAATGTTAGGGAAATGCCTACACGCAGTTCTTGAAATGACGGGTAGGTAATAGATTGGCACGTAATGGAGTGCTCCGTATAAAAATGATGATAGACCCGTTCTTTTCAGCCCATTGCTGAGGAGATCGGGTCTTTTTTACGCTTTTTTTACACCTGTGGAGGTATTTCTTTACCCCTTTTTTACAGCGTTTCGTATTACGATTTTACATGTAGCAGGTG
Proteins encoded in this region:
- a CDS encoding alpha-mannosidase translates to MIRIQRFIEDLKQRQWLDTIELPAWEMQRARYIRPGEYEYEQAYENEDEQAEKAMQCLNPLNSVHGTTYFLSKRVEIPAEWQDQAVGLIFEAGGEGLLKVNGIPYHGLDRNHGFVPLPRSRVGNTPQLEIELYDPIPEPHDSLNRQAVIQPPIQGIRAALVHVNQPLQSLMYSVTVLAESLRAYNEKEPKRMALVQAIHQVMDNMYNDPERWSDAAWIQNFEHGLVQSVQQEDPEEYRSGFMHLVGQSHIDIAWLWPVRETVRKSSRTFSTMCTLMDTYPDFVYSQSQPQLYAFVKDHHPELYERVKARIAEGRWELVGGMWVEPDLNIPSGESLVRQILYGQNFYQAEFGKRSNIEWLPDTFGYCASLPQMLKLADIPYFMTTKLNWNDTNVFPYDLFDWVGIDGTSVLAYLNHGVNEHTRPKDVDEHWQSFKQKDVHPEQMLLYGHGDGGGGVTNEMVEFAERSHLMVGQPISKFSTAGAFFEDISLNHPTLPKWHGDLYLELHRGTYTTHARNKRSNRKAEVLYREAEIWGQFAGAYGAHTKNDLDEGWKLIMLNQFHDIIPGTSIPEVYVTSTEEYTKVFALGTSALRETLDTLAENIATDEVDGLPYIIFNSLGWKRGENITITGDAHLARMAAFDRQGNRLACDLEQKEDKYTLLVHVPSIPAFGYTTIWLREASDVILPVREEKSFPSTWETEFYTLEFNDLGEITRWYDKTVGRDWLKPGDRANEWQFFHDKPTYWDAWDIDPRFESQRAGAVQLISREIVQRGATRDVLRFVWKLNQSEISQDIILHRYQRRVDFHTKVNWNESHKLLKVAFPVDLVAAKATYEIPFGALERPTHNNTSWEQAQFEVCGHRWADISEGNSGVSLLNDCKYGYDIKDRTIRLSLLRAPKWPDEHADQGEHEFTYSFLPHQGDWRQAAVVRRAMELNHLVEVVAASQHSGPLPAEHAWVQFQSEHVILDAVKPAEDGSGTVLRFYESSGSRETVHVQWAEKEIKASIINLLEDEIHPLASVKGAFELKFKPYEIKSVKLVPMNPNT
- a CDS encoding sugar phosphate isomerase/epimerase family protein, with product MKLTNKIGVIVDSFGVGVREGLNKAKDVGAEGVQIYAVKGEMDPENLSPAARKELKSYIDSLDLDISALVGDLGGHGFQVKEDNPWKVEKSKRIVDLALDLGTNIVTTHIGIVPHDPSSEVYATLHAACEELGQYAKSVGAYFAIETGPETAADLKGFLDTLSTNGVSVNFDPANMVMVTGDDPARGVHLLKDYIVHTHVKDGVRLKEVDPRDVYGAVGYAPMDHDKIAEMVSSGTFFREVPLGEGGVDFDGYFAALQEIGYTGYLTIEREVGHQPEQDIRKAVQFIQQYR
- a CDS encoding sugar phosphate isomerase/epimerase, with protein sequence MKVGLSTYSLLNDLNSGEMTVLDVIDWIAANGGEHMEMVPYGYTVEDNHDLADAIRERAASAGIELSNYSMPANFVQETEEAFEEEMARVKRHVDVVHRMGVKHMRHDVTAFTLPKEKMTITWFEEHLPLMVRGSQIIADYAAQFGITTTIENHGFSVQASDRVQRVLYAVDRPNFKTTLDIGNFMCVDENPIIGVMKNLPYASLVHFKDFYFRPYDEHPGEGEWFTTAYGNFLRGAIVGQGDIPIRKIVKLIKDSGYDGNITVEFEGMEECKSASKIAMDNLRRFWEEA
- a CDS encoding MerR family transcriptional regulator — protein: MYTVGQLSKHTGVSIRTLHYYEKLGLLRPARNENNQYRLYGEKDILRLQQITILKKMHFKLNEIGEFLDQDADRSEPESTLTLWNNTLEQQLAVVKEQQKRLSKVEHLLFSTLYAIRASGTISLDEMLGFIRELDQPPGKFRQDFFTPEEMESLPLNNQNNSISMEWADILKDIHACKMEPPDSEASRLLAIRISDYAERAFQGNAELAEKYWDYITPEDDQSARVYGMTTDTMRYIEMILDRWAVQNPDDQQ
- a CDS encoding CPBP family glutamic-type intramembrane protease, with translation MSMSPEHVTKKRRSSGIAIIGMSWLTMTLGLFFATLAGEFISTIVVAAEWMVHLTQAVVIISIVLPVLFVIRRHFHMKSVLLPLTGKSIIHLLFGALFATSLAFIGLAIASMNNWITITEWHFSAEFLLAVVLNSCIAFLYEALPEELSMRGMVYDGLRLRLRLPVFFAYVTQIILFLLVPMSVGLLQELVGMDAGNRITLDYMILLLTYGITLQLLRNLTGSLWASIGFHVAYLEVARFVIMPGDRPALLSYTAQDNGLAEIFILYMMIIFVGGIILAVLNAWRWWRIHKS
- a CDS encoding VOC family protein, with the protein product MSISLNVYLVTDGNGREAVEFYQKAFGAEVLALQTFGDGPSDPNHPIPPEAKDRIMHASLQIGGSVLMLSDTFPGMPHTVGNHITVTVNTDTAEEAKAIFNQLQDGGEVKMPIQETFWSPAYGSVVDKFGVQFQISATPGQA
- the ytxJ gene encoding bacillithiol system redox-active protein YtxJ → MKKKVNHQALWLAIGTAMGVSIGTATQQLGLGIAFGLALGIVIGSVVSKRAGSDSEHMLSEHVRELHKTDDWEDALHRSQAHPVLILKHSTTCPTSARAYREFMAFVGTHASDPKQPMDYRIVKVIENRSLSRHIAEETEVHHESPQVLLLDQGQVVNHTSHGKITKKRLLQWAQNPFG
- a CDS encoding XRE family transcriptional regulator — encoded protein: MFVGENLTNLRIMHGYSRKQLSEQLGVTEQAVWQYENAYTSPKVPIVNELKRIFSVKSKYFYTKDMLTQRNNAANIDVMNIAYRSKVMNVISKTQTEAKHVEYLDTFINYITAQISLPTLNIIQLREEAIEYMNHTDDDRTTQIHYVAHLARQRLNMEPSTNENLMFRIEKSGVYVFEKSIGEEIDAYSLWTRNDRPFIILGNIKRSAVRRNFDIAHELGHLLLHYRLEFVNLDRKEHKLIENEANLFAGAFLLPEEEFSSDMNEITYKTNPDQYLDLKNKWKTSLQVLGYRAAHLGMMEAKDHRNFYAAMHRRGYLEKEPFDREIPLQKPMRIKTIIDLLSNKGLVDIRYMIEEDWKVETSFFHHMTGINTDFFNKYMTKKPQTSIQNVREMPTRSS